Within the Rosa rugosa chromosome 2, drRosRugo1.1, whole genome shotgun sequence genome, the region GCTGGGTGCCGTTATCTGTGTGTATTACCTTAAAACCGGCACATGCAAGTATGGTGTAACCTGCAGATTTGACCACCCATCTCCTGTTTATGTTGTAGCAATGGCAGCTTCACAAGCAAAATCTGATTCTACTGGAGGGAAAGCATAAGCAGCTGAATCCACACAGGAACAGCAGCAGTAGGTCCCTAGCTAGAATGAAGAAGTGATGAGGCCACGAAGGAGGTCTATGGCAAAAGTATTGCCATCTGCCATCATGGTTTATAAATTCCCCAATCAGCCATTCTTTATGCTCTGCGTATAAGGTGCAAGTGTTGACCGATTCGATAACATGAGGTATTTCGTTCTCCTGTATTGAGTCTCCGCATGTGCTTTGTGAGTGTCAGACTGATGAGTCCCATGCTATGGTTTTATGAAAGTTTGCTCACTGTCCTCTGCTTCTTCCTTCTATGACGATATTCACCCTTAAAaaagcttctttttcttttttctttttctgttgatGGCATAATCACCCTTATCCTGGCTTAGATTTATGGCTTGTTTCAGTGCTATTCTAGTGAAAAGAACAAATTTTAaccaaaataaaaggaaaaaacaagttTCTCGTTGGGAGAGTTTTCAAAGTTTATTGCACTTTTTACTGGAGTTTGGTAGTTTGCCTAATCATACATATACACAGAACATGACATTACCTTACATTGCCCAATCAAACTGTACAACTTATAGATTAGAGTCACATGATTTTTCTCACAATATGGTGGAAGGTGAACTACCTCTGAAGGAACTTGACCTCAGTGGAAACCAATTTTCTGGTTCAATTCCACAATCTATCGATAATTTATCATCCTTGGAAACACTAGACATCTCTGGTAATAATTTGACTGAGTCCATTCCTGAAAGTTTGGGACAACTTTCTCAGCTAGTTCACCTAGATCTATTTCAAAATTCTGGGAAGGCAATATAACTGAAGCGCATTTCCAATCTCTCACAAAGTTGGAGTCTTTTGCAGTCAACAGTgaaataaacaaatttttaccaaaataaaagaaacaaacaagttACTCGTTGGGAGAGTTCTCCAAAAATTTTATTGCACTTTTTACAGGAGCTTGGTAGTTTGCCTAATCATACATATACACAGAACATGACATTACCTAATCATACATTAATTGTCTAATCAAATTCCCTCTATTCAAAAGACCAGTTTCACTTTTACACCAAGATTGACCACCGAAACCTAAAATCAATGACAAAAGCTTGTTCACTTTTCCTTTAGCTTTTTGTCTTTGGAATTTTTCTACGAATCCGTTTGATGAGCTCATTTGCGTTTATTAATACAGTCGGAACAAAGAAAGTAAGTGAATCGATGAAAATCCATTGAACTTTTGATGCTCTTGTAAGTAGTAAATAAACACACAATTTTTTCCCAAAAAATATCTCAGCGGTTCCACCTTCAAACTACTATTAGTTTGGTCGAATCATTGAAGTCCTTAGTGCTTTGGCAAACAAAATCTCAGAAAGACCTAAAAGACTTTGAGTGGACTTGGAAACTTGTAGAACGGGGTCGTTTGATGACTTTGGAACACCTGAACACCATTCATTTCAGACTTTCGGTATTTAATGTTACTGGGTTTTAGATTTCTATACATTTCCACAAGTTCATAGAAAAGTTTGTATAATGACTATAATCATGGATATTTTCTGTGCAAACCAATTCAAGCCTACCAGCTATCGCTTCCTCATTAACAATGTTGCTCACTACttgctctttctttttctgGCATCTTCATATCTGCAGTCTACTAAactgtgtttgggagatggacTTCCTAGTGCTGTGAGATCATCATCATGCATCGAGGAAGAGAGACGAGCGCTGCTCAGCTTCAAAGGAGATGTTACTGATCCTTCCGGTCGGCTTTCTTCTTGGATGGGTCAGGATTGCTGTCAATGGAAAGGGATTTCATGCAACAACCGTACAGGTCGCGTTGcaaagatggacctccggaacCCGAATTATGATCAAGAGATTCAACAATTCGACTGGGAGACTTCTTTGGGGGGTAAGATAAATCCTTCTTTTCTTAGCTTTAAGAACTTATATTACCTTGACCTAAGCGGAAACGATTTTCAAGGACTTCGAATTCCTAATTTCTTTGGGAAGCTTACAAGCTTGAAGTATCTTAATCTCTCCTACACTTCATTTGTGGGAGAGATTCCCCCAGCTCTTGGTAACCTCTCAAACCTGAACTATCTTGACCTTGATCATTATTCGGGTGTTGATCCTTATTATTCCAATTTGAATTGGCTTTCCCATCTCTCTTCCCTGAAGTACCTCAATCTTGGAGGTGTGGACCTTAGCACCATAGGAGTAAGTTGGCTACATGATGTCAACATGCTTCCTTCACTCTTAGAGTTGCATTTGTCTGATTGCCAAATTCTAAACCTTCCGCACTCCCAGCTTCTGTCAGTGAACTTCACATCCCTATTGGTTCTTGATATATCCGAGAATTatattatttcttcatttcccaGCTGGTTGTTTACTCTTACCAACCTCAAAAAACTTGATGCATCTGACAATTGGTTCAGTCCCTTCCCTGTTGAATTTGCAAACCTCAAGTCTTTGGAAGACCTTAGTTTAAGTAATAATCTTCTCCAAGGTCAAATTCCCAAAGTCTTTGGTACGTTGTGCAGCCTAAGGATATTAGATCTTTCGCGGAACTCGTTCAATGGTGGTTTGGAAGAGGTTTTGAATGGTTTCTCAAACTGTACAAATTATAGATTAGAGTCACTTTCTTTGTCCTACAATATGATGGAAGGTGAACTGCCTTCCGCCTTAGGAATGCTAGAAAATCTGAAGGAACTCAACCTCAGTTCAAACCAATTTTCTGGTCCAATTCCACAATCTATTGGTAATTTGTCATCTTTGGAGACACTAGACATCTCTGGTAATCATATCGAGTCCATTCCTGAAAGTTTGGGACAACTCTCTCACCTAGTTCACCTAGATCTATATTGGAATTCGTTGGAAGGCATTCTAACTGAAGCCCATTTCCGATCTCTCACAAAGTTGGAGTCTTTTGCAGTCAGCACACGTAGAGACCGACCTAGCTCCCTCATTTTTAACATGGCTCATGAGTGGGTTCCTCCTTTCCAACTTAATTCAGTAGACATTGCCGACTGCAGAGTAGGTCCTTCCTTTGGGGTATGGCTTCAGTCTCAAACTGAATTAACGCATCTCAAGCTTAGTAATACTTCAATCTCAGATTTCATACCAGAAGAATGGTTCTTGAAGATATCTTTCCAACTCACATCGTTGGATTTATCTTTCAACCAAATCTGTGGAAAGCTTCCATTTCACATGAACTCCCCATCTTTAGAGTATATAAATTTGAGTCACAATCAAATTGAGGGACCTCTGCCACAATGGTCTAGTGATGCTGTCGCCTATCTTGTTCTTCGAAGCAATTTATTTTCCGGGCCAATTCCCTCAAATTATGATCAATTGTTGCCTAACTTGCATGAATTATATCTATCTGACAATCATCTGAATGGTAGTATACCACCCTCTATGTGCAACCTGTCAAGTTTGGCAATCCAAAAACGTGGATTGGGCACGTTGAACTTGTCAAGAAATCAACTAAGTGGAAACATTCCTTCAATGATTGGAAACTTGCGATGGTTGGGAACTCTTGATCTCTCACATAATCACCTCTCCGGGCAGATTCCTCAAAGTTTCTCTTTATTAACCTCTCTGTCTCACTTGAACTTGTCTTTCAACAACTTGTCCGGAAGAATTCCTTCAGGCAACCAACTTCAAACACTCAATGATTCATACATTTACGAAGGCAATCCATCCTTGTGTGGGGTCCCTCTTTCAACTGTCTGCCCGGGAGATGGCGCACTCGCACCAACAAACCCTGACGATGACGATCATAATGATGACAATAATGATCATAATTATGACGATAATGATTATAATGATGACAATATTGATCATAATGATGGAAATAATGATCTGATTGGGAAGTTTGGTATCTATGTTAGTGCTATACTCGGCTTCATTATAGGCTTTTGGAGTGTTTTCGGCACATTGCTTATGAAGAAATCATGGAGGTATGCTTATTTTCAATTCTTTGATAATATACAAGACTGGGTAGCATTGGCAATTACATTGAGAGTGGCTCGTTGGCAAAGGAAGACTTGATTGAACAATGCACTGAAGGTGGTCAATATGGGGCATTTGTGGCTTTCTTGATGGAGTACGTTGTTTCTCTTTTGGTTCAGGTGCTCTCCATGTGACTGACCTCGGTGCTGTTTGTGGCGGTGGTGAAGATGACAGACAGTATTGTTCTTGGGTTTGCTGGTGTCTTCAGATTTTGGATTCTCTTTATTGTTGTGAGCCATATGTAAGTTTGGTATTGTCATGTAATTAATAATTAAGCATGCATGTATCATGTATCAAATGATTCAAGCAACTTTGATCGATGCTGAATAATACCTTGCTGAAAGTGTGTGTCCACGTTCGATGCATTAGGTTGTACCTTGCTGCCATCGCTAATCACGGCACCGCCACTACTATCTGCCTCGTTGAATAGCAACTTGATTGTTGGATTACCTGCTTGTCTGTGATTGTGATTGACGATAGCAAAGCCCGGCTGATCTACTTCATTGGCAACAACGCGGGTTCGAAATTCGCCCTGTTTTGATACATCTGACCCTTTCTTCTTATTCTTATGGTGGGTCTGCTTTATGATTTCTGAAGACTTCAACGACCCAGAAGATTTCCAAGTCTTCCAACATTATCTCTTCGATGCACATGCCTATCTCCTTCTCTCTTAAAAGCTCATGTGATAACTTGATCAATCACAGTTTCATCTTCTCTGTCATATGGTTTAGGGTCAATTTCACGACTGACCTCACGGCGTCTCTTGGTGTACAAATATTTTGGCTCATTGCAGACAATGCCTAAATTGTCAATGCCATATGCAAATACCACAGTAGTTTTGTAGGTCTAAATGGATCAAATAAGCTTATTCAAGCCTAACACTTGTTGCTCTGCAAACAAAGTTGAGGAAATACTTGCATGAGTTTGAGTGGACTTGGAAGTCTCATGAGGACTTGCATTCTGTCCATAAATGTCAGTATATCCACTTACATAGTCACTTTGAGTGACTAAAAAGTGATAAATAATGCTAAGTGAACTATTTTTTTGGGTACCACCTACCTCACACTTTGTGTGACAGCTGATGTGACATAGCTACATCATTTAATGAAATCATCCGATATATTAGATTTTGTGCTACATCGACTGGTACATAATGTGAGATGCATGTAATACCCAAAAATATGATTTACCTAGCATTACTCAAAAGTGACATTTCCaaagatgtttttttttcttttccgcaAAGTGTTTACTGAGCTACGTACTTAGTTATGCATTTTTCCCCTCATTGACAAAAAGCTGTTTCAATGTTCTTTATCTTTTGTTCCccctatttttcttctcttcattttttttccttattcaaACCTCTAAATTTAATATCTGGACATCCTTTTCAATATTTTCAAGCAAACTACCATTTTACGCCTTATTATTTTCTTAAGATCGATTTGGTTGGTAACCTTGGTTCTTTAAGTAACTTATCAGTTCATGAGTTTGAATACAACTCGTTTGAATTCAATTCCATCAAGTTGTTGGCCCAAACTAATAACATAAACTCAAGCTGACTATTGGCATGAGACAAAACAAACCAAGATTCCCAGGAATAAAGCATTCACTTAGGTAGTGCATGTATGATTATGCTTTACCTGAAAAATTAAAAGACAAAATAACAAAGCTCTGGTTTCAACATCTTGGACAATATTCATTAGGGGCcgcgaccacttacccaatttcagcatgaacattgcccacttactccactaagagttttttaatctcatttacccaatttaacattTAAGGACAATTTTACCCTGTCAATTAAACTAAAACTAACAGATCGATCTCTCTCCtcccagtctctctctctctctctctctctctctctctctcccccccccccagaATCAGAACACCTCGCCGGTCACCCCTCTGTAACTGAAATCCAAAACCCACAATCTCCAATCGAAGCGAATCCCAGCACAAAGGAACCCCCGTTTCGTCATCGTAATCACCATGAATATGGTCCTCACCATACTCCTCCTCCGAATGCAAATCAAGCCCAATAACCCCATTCTCATCCTCATCAGACTCGGATCCAAACCCAACGAGCCTCACGCAGCTCTCAAACGGCTCCACCCTACCCCATTCTCATCCTCTTTGTCGTCTTCTTCGTGGACGGTGACGAACTGGGCCGGCGGGAAATCGGGATCAGAGGAGATGTAGATGTCGAAGTCGTTGGAGGACGAGTAAGGGAGGGATTCGAAGGCTGGGTTTTCTTCAAGGTCGTGGATTTGGAGGTAGGTGACTTCCGCCATTGGTGAAATTTGGAGTTTGGGTTTTTTGGGAATTGGGTTTTCTTCTCAGGCGGCTTGTGAATCAGAGATTTGTGAAGCGAAGCAAGTTTTCACGTGAAGCGGCTCTGTGGTTTTGGGCCAGAGCGATCGCCGGAGTCTTCATCGCCGGCCAATCTGAtctggtgcccagagcaatttctgggtgcccagagcaattttttttttttttggtatactttGAGTTGAGTTCCGAGAatggggaagaaaaaaaaaaaaaaaaaagtgaacttgtacaattgaacatataaattgatcaattgtgtctgtagtgtattcattttggttttgggagtttatgcaattcacttgagggcaataatttgattattagagggcaataatatgattattgggggcaataatatgattattgggatgcagtaatatgattattgggggcattaatatgattattgggaggcagtaatatgattattgggagccaataatatgattataaattgatcaaattgtgcttgtagtgtattcattttggttttgggagttcatacaattcccCTGGACGGCAATaacatgattattggaggcaataatatgatttttgggaggcaataatatgattactagggggcaataatatggttactgggtattattagggaccggtcgccggattccggtcaccggagtccgaggccggccactagtcaccggagtccggtcaccggagtcggcggcctgccactggtcaccgaagtcttgcaaggtggaggatgatttctccctctaagtgagaaagaaggagagggcaaaaaagtcctaaaaataaataaaaagaataaaaaaaaattaattgggtaatagggaaataatcccttagagtgttttgggtaaatgaggttaaaaaactgttggtggagcaagtgggcaatgttcatgctgaaattgggtaaatgatcatttcccctattcATTACTCTCTTTCTAATCGCTAGATTAAAGGGAAATTAATTGGAGTATGAATTTAAACTCAAGGGCTATTGACTATAATTTGATGGTGGCATCTTGCCGTATGATCCAAATTTAGCAAATCGTCCCATTCGATAGTATTGCAGATTGGGTTGGCTTACAACCCATGCAGggagagtgggagagagaggGTGGGGGGCGGCTTATGCACACTGGTTTATGCTCATTCTCTGAAAATAGTCTAAAAATAGAAGAACTGCAATActgaattatttttttctttttcttttataagGAGTGAAAATTCATCCCAGCGTGAGTGAGTTCCATActttatttaaaataaaagattttttGTGAGGAGTTTGGTACCCTGCCTTACATTTTCATTTGAATATACGAAACGAGAATTTTTATTCTCACACCACCCCACGCACAACTACAACCGCACAAGTCAATGAGATTTGGATCTTTGACCTTCACAATATTGATTTTATTAACAAGTAACACGGCACGACTCaccaatttattttgtttttggatcGAGAAACTACAATTTTTATCGCCCAACAACTATTAGTTAACACATCATTTACCAATAATAAGTATAGTTTatctaaccactgcaagtgacctagtggttcttgcctagttgggtgtgctccccaacctaggttcgaaccccgaagctgtcaaagtggccagacactgtgctgcaatgcatagttggagcatttcacatgcgccgaaggggtttatcttgggcctaggaagcctttgggttccccttgacaaagtcaaaaaaaaaaagtatagttTATCTCACATTTCATTCGAGGTGAACAAAAGACAACTTATAAGAACAAATAGATTTAGCAACATATTAACAATCTCCtaatcaagacaaaaaaaaaaaaaaggattaatttcaATTTACCCCCTTGAGGTTTGGGGGGTGACATCCTctattctcaattttgaatttttaccccccaacctttccaatttcaatcaaccgtgtccaatttctcagattccgtccaaattggacgttaactctgacgATCGGACCCACTTCAAgggctaaaatagtcatttcaagactaaaaaaatttgaaggacaaaaaaaaaaaactcatttcttcttcttccttagatcatcttcttcttctctctcttatcTCCGATGGGCAGCCCCAAAGACCCACCTCCGATTCAGACTGTGACGTCAGCTGCTTTGTCACCGATCTCTTCGACCGTCGCGGCTCCTCCGTTTATCCCACCAGCGATCGCATTCTCGTCTTCGGTTCAGATCCGTCCCTCTCCATCAAAAACAAAGTACTCTGTGTCCAATTCCTCAACATCCACCACCTAAAATCACGTCCAATCAAAATTCCAAACCAAacccacctcccaaaatccacaaAAACCTGCTTGAAACTCCTCAAACTGCAGCACCAGAACACAATTCAATCACTACAAACCAAAGCAGAGCAAAACGccctgtttgaacccaaaatgaccattttgacCTGACaatgcgtgtcttggagaaattgagccaatatcagtggctcaagctatatattgtcgacaaattcgaaatatattatttagaggctaaataaagcctacccgcagaattatggaagattatgcaagatgcaagaaaaggcacgcccatgcgaatattcatactccattcaattaaggaatatggcatgcacgtggggaagcattcagctacatttcatggtggccaatagggaaaacctatcatgattccattagtggcCAATAgggaaaacctatcatgattccattagtgcttaagtgtttaaaccaccatgattccattagtgtttaagtgtttaaaccaccatgattccattagtgcttaagtgcttaacccatcatgatttgtttaaagccaaccactatggcttggtagcctatatatagaggctacgacgaagtaacacacacaattcatcaactaatctctacgaCTACTCAAGTCTTcccagagcaacccctctccttctcttaccggtgaccacactccagtcccagaatcctcaggagccgactgtcagtgccaccatacccctctgtcaacgtgcttcagtcctagtctcctcgggagccgactgtagcaccgcgaccacaacggttacggaaccagccaagcaagggtaacgccctcgcaaaccagccaagctaaagtcacgctttagcaagttttccccacttcccagtgattttcgctctgctcgatctactacgtcgagtatcgattgtgtgattttgaagaagctgagcaaaagtcctcaccacgaggcacaaagaatcctgcgacgaggttggtgctctcctcgtcctcaatcgctcgaaagaagtcaggtcaagggacacccccaacgaccgtacccgaacggtgctggcacacccgcgcaagaaaagggactgttgaccagctgcaacaaaactggagccaaacattttggcacgctcAGTAATCCAAAGATTTTCTATCAATCCGCCATCGACCGAGATGACAACCGAGCAAGGAGGAAATCGACAGCCTGCTACTGAAGGCGAGAAAGTTCCCGCCGATGCGTCTAACATTATATGTGGCTCAATTGTTGTGGGCACTCCATTTCTTGCTTCATGCACTCCATGTGTGTATATGTATGAAATTGACTGAGATAAAGAGATTCACAGTTGACTGGTCCTCCTTTTAAGGATGAAGTCAAAGCTCTACAGAAAGTCAAAGCAAAGCCAAGAGGGGGCATATAGGCATAtactgtttgaacccaaaataataagtgctccataatcctattaagtgctccataatctcattaagtgctccatcatgatttgtttaaggccaaccactatggcctggaagcctatatatagagactACGACGAAGTAACAAGACAGACACATAATTCATCAAGAATCTCTACGACTACTCAAGTCTTTCCGGAgaacccctctctttctcttaccggtgatcacactctagtcctagtctcctcaggagctgACTGTAGTACcgcaaccacaacggttacggaaccagccaagcaagggtaacgccctcgcaaaccagccaagctaaagtcacgctttagcaagttggGTATGGCTTCAGTCTCAAACTGAATTAACGGATCTGGAGCTTCGTAATACTTCAATCTCAGATTTCATACCAGAGGAATGGTTCTTGAAGATATCTTTCCAGCTCAGATATTTGGATTTATCTAACAACCAAATTCGTGGAAAGCTTCCATTTCACATGAACTCCCCGTCTTTGAGGTACATAGATTTGAGTCATAATCAATTTGAGGGCCCTCTCCCACATTGGTCTAGTGATGCTGCCAAATATCTCGATCTTCAAAGCAATTTATTTTCCGGGCCGATTCCCTCAAATTTTGATCAACTGTTGCCTAAATTGCAGGAATTGTATCTATCTGACAATCATCTGAATGGTAGTCTACCACCCTCTTTGTGCAACATGCCAAGTCTATATATCTTTATTTTAAGAAGCAATCACTTGTCTGGAGAATTTCCTCGAGCATGGAGTCTTTGGCGATATATAATGGTTGTAGATGTCTCAGACAACAATTTGTCTGGCAATTTCTCCAGTTCAATGGGTGTTCCGAGCTCACTAAGAATATTGAATCTGAGCAAAAACAATTTCGGGGGTCAAATTCCTTCTTCTCTATTCCAAAACTGCAGCCAGTTGAACAGAATTGATCTTGGAGGCAATAGATTTACTGGAAGCATACCTTTACAGACAAGATCAAATGTACCATATGAATTGTATATGCTACGATTGCGATCCAACTCTTTAAGCGGACATATCTGATCCCCAGTCGATTGTGCTCTCTTCGATCTCTTCATATCATAGACCTTGgccacaacaacttttctgggACCATTCCCAAGTGTTTGTAAAATTTGACTGCTTTCGCCCATCGTAATGACGGTGATTAATTCTCTTTTTTGGGCGCTTATTTTGAGACGGCCAGCTTGACATTGAAGGGACAAGAACTCGAATATGACAGGACCTATGATGCATGGAAACGCCAAAATGGCCTCGTTTCCCGTTTCGGAACCGGAAACGGGTTGGAAACGCCCGGAAACGCTTATCCGGGTTAGGAAACGGTTTGGAAACGTACGTATCCAATGCGGAAACGCCAGCAAGTAAATAAATAGGAAACGTGGGGGTAATACTGACTTTTTACTctgcaaaaattgaaaaaaaaaaaaaaaaaacaatcaaaagaCCTAACCTCAGACGCGACCTCAGACCCTCAAACCTCTTCAGATCGAGATAGACGCGACCTCAAAACTCAGCTAGTCTTCAGATCGAGATCGTTTCGCCCAGTTCGGTTGGACGAAGCTTCTCTTCTGATCGTTTCGCCCTCTTCGTTTCTCTTCTGCTCGCCCGTTACCCTTCCTGTTCGGTCGTTCCTCTGCTCGGAATCTTTTCTGCTCAAGACTGCTTCAGGTATGTTTGTTCTGCTCTTCTTCTCATATttgttcttcaatttcttcaattTGGAGCTTGGAGCTGTGGAGCTTGTTCTGATATTGTTATGCGATGTGTGTATACTATGGATATTGTTATGCGATGTGTGTATACTATGAGCTATGGGCTAGTTCTGATAACGTTACACTGTATAGCAGCAACTATGGGCTACATagttcttaatttcttattggTGTAACGTTGAGAATGGGGATTAGAAG harbors:
- the LOC133728763 gene encoding receptor-like protein EIX2, giving the protein MTLEHLNTIHFRLSSTKLCLGDGLPSAVRSSSCIEEERRALLSFKGDVTDPSGRLSSWMGQDCCQWKGISCNNRTGRVAKMDLRNPNYDQEIQQFDWETSLGGKINPSFLSFKNLYYLDLSGNDFQGLRIPNFFGKLTSLKYLNLSYTSFVGEIPPALGNLSNLNYLDLDHYSGVDPYYSNLNWLSHLSSLKYLNLGGVDLSTIGVSWLHDVNMLPSLLELHLSDCQILNLPHSQLLSVNFTSLLVLDISENYIISSFPSWLFTLTNLKKLDASDNWFSPFPVEFANLKSLEDLSLSNNLLQGQIPKVFGTLCSLRILDLSRNSFNGGLEEVLNGFSNCTNYRLESLSLSYNMMEGELPSALGMLENLKELNLSSNQFSGPIPQSIGNLSSLETLDISGNHIESIPESLGQLSHLVHLDLYWNSLEGILTEAHFRSLTKLESFAVSTRRDRPSSLIFNMAHEWVPPFQLNSVDIADCRVGPSFGVWLQSQTELTHLKLSNTSISDFIPEEWFLKISFQLTSLDLSFNQICGKLPFHMNSPSLEYINLSHNQIEGPLPQWSSDAVAYLVLRSNLFSGPIPSNYDQLLPNLHELYLSDNHLNGSIPPSMCNLSSLAIQKRGLGTLNLSRNQLSGNIPSMIGNLRWLGTLDLSHNHLSGQIPQSFSLLTSLSHLNLSFNNLSGRIPSGNQLQTLNDSYIYEGNPSLCGVPLSTVCPGDGALAPTNPDDDDHNDDNNDHNYDDNDYNDDNIDHNDGNNDLIGKFGIYVSAILGFIIGFWSVFGTLLMKKSWRYAYFQFFDNIQDWVALAITLRVARWQRKT